From the genome of Papaver somniferum cultivar HN1 chromosome 2, ASM357369v1, whole genome shotgun sequence, one region includes:
- the LOC113349041 gene encoding 26S proteasome regulatory subunit 8 homolog A-like, producing the protein MATMEVDTYQPETTQKDAVCTSGASLGEGLKRYYEQHIHDLVLLEQSKTNDLNRLEAQRNDFNSKVRMLREELQLLQEPGSYVGEVVKVMGKSKVLVKVHPEGKYVVDIDKSIDITKLTPTTRVALRNDSYVLHLILPSKVDPLVNLMKVEKVPDSTYDMIGGLDQQIKEIKEVIELPIKHPELFESLGIAQPKGVLLYGPPGTGKTLLARAVAHHTDCTFIRVSGSELVQKYIGEGSRMVRELFVMAREHAPSIIFMDEIDSIGSARMESGSGNGDSEVQRTMLELLNQLDGFEASNKIKVLMATNRIDILDPALLRPGRIDRKIEFPNPNEDSRADILRIHSRRMNLMRGIDLKKIAEKMGGASGAELKAVCTEAGMFALRERRVHVTQEDFEMSVAKVMKKETDKNMSLRKLWK; encoded by the exons ATGGCGACAATGGAAGTcgacacatatcaaccagaaacaaCCCAAAAAGATGCAGTCTGTACCTCAGGAGCAagtcttggtgaaggtttgaAGAGATACTATGAACAACACATTCACGATCTAGTACTCTTGGAGCAAAGCAAAACTAATGACCTAAATCGGTTAGAAGCTCAAAGGAATGATTTTAACTCCAAAG TGAGGATGCTTAGGGAGGAGCTGCAGCTTCTTCAGGAACCTGGATCCTATGTTGGTGAAGTAGTGAAAGTTATGGGCAAATCCAAGGTTTTAGTAAAG GTTCATCCAGAAGGAAAGTATGTCGTTGATATTGATAAGAGCATTGATATCACAAAACTCACACCAACAACCAGAGTTGCTCTCCGTAACGATAGCTATGTTCTTCACTTAATCTTGCCTAGCAAAGTAGATCCTCTTGTCAACCTTATGAAAGTTGAGAAAGTTCCCGACTCTACCTACGATATGATTGGTGGTCTAGACCAGCAAATCAAAGAGATTAAAGAG GTCATTGAGCTGCCAATAAAACATCCTGAATTGTTTGAAAGTCTTGGAATAGCTCAACCAAag GGAGTCTTGCTGTATGGGCCACCTGGTACAGGAAAAACATTGCTAGCAAGGGCAGTTGCTCATCATACTGACTGTACTTTTATCAGGGTTTCTGGTTCTGAATTGGTCCAAAAATACATTGGAGAAGGTTCTAGAATGGTTAGAGAGCTCTTTGTCATGGCCAG AGAACATGCCCCATCAATCATTTTTATGGATGAAATTGATAGCATTGGATCTGCGCGAATGGAATCTGGAAGTGGCAATGGTGATAGTGAAGTGCAGCGTACCATGCTTGAGCTTCTTAATCAACTCGACGGATTTGAAGCATCAAACAAGATCAAA GTTTTGATGGCTACAAATCGAATTGATATTCTGGATCCAGCACTTCTTAGGCCTGGTAGAATCGACAGAAAGATCGAATTCCCAAATCCAAATGAAGAT TCTCGTGCCGATATCCTAAGAATTCATTCAAGAAGGATGAACTTGATGAGAGGCATTGATTTGAAGAAGATAGCAGAGAAGATGGGTGGTGCCTCTGGTGCAGAACTCAAG GCTGTATGCACAGAAGCTGGGATGTTTGCTCTAAGGGAAAGGAGAGTGCATGTAACACAAGAAGATTTTGAGATGTCGGTGGCCAAGGTAATGAAGAAGGAAACAGACAAGAATATGTCACTTCGGAAGCTGTGGAAATAG
- the LOC113353906 gene encoding 3-hydroxyisobutyryl-CoA hydrolase-like protein 3, mitochondrial yields the protein MRTIHLLSHTKNRFNLMSSKSLLSSVSLTKSNPFFDFLTQSHFHHQRPFKSFLSSPPRTFATMGEDLVKGNVFPNGLAVITLDRPKALNAMNLEMDLKFKKYMEEWENDPMVKCILVESSSPRAFSAGGDVKQISTRRQKSDIIEVFTAEYSLICKISDCEVPYISFMDGITMGFGIGLSGHGRYRVITERTVLSMPENGIGLFPDVGFAYIAAKGPGGGSVGAYLGMTGKRLSTPADALYVGLGTHYVPSRSLGLLKDDLLALNFSDDSHNDVKGLLAEYNMKPESDSQLELLLPQIVSSFGSGKSVIEIIEELKKLQQSTDATVVEWANDALAALGEGAPFSLCLTEKHFSRVASAQLEKNNDACQLNDVMKVEYLIAMRSSLRNDFSEGVRAVLVDKDQKPKWNPARLEDVDHSEVDSVFEPLHPETEELAV from the exons ATGCGAACAATTCATCTCCTATCTCACACTAAAAACAGATTCAATCTTATGTCatcaaaatctcttctttcctcaGTTTCACTCACAAAATCAAACCCATTTTTTGATTTTCTCACTCAATCCCATTTTCATCATCAACGACCTTTCAAATCTTTCTTGAGTTCTCCTCCACGAACATTTGCAACCATGGGAGAAGATTTAGTAAAAGGAAACGTTTTTCCTAATGGACTTGCTGTCATCACTCTTGATCGTCCTAAAGCTCTCAATGCCATGAATCTAG AGATGGATTTGAAGTTCAAAAAGTATATGGAGGAGTGGGAAAATGATCCTATGGTCAAGTGTATTCTGGTTGAGAGTAGCTCACCTCGTGCATTTTCAGcag GTGGTGATGTGAAGCAAATTTCTACCAGACGCCAAAAATCAGATATTATTGAG GTGTTTACTGCAGAATattctctgatatgcaagatatcTGACTGCGAAGTGCCATATATTTCCTTTATGGATGGAATAACAATGGGTTTTGGAATTGGTTTATCTGGGCATGGTCGCTATCGCGTCATCACTGAG CGTACAGTTCTTTCGATGCCCGAAAATGGTATTGGCTTGTTCCCAGATGTTGGCTTTGCTTACATAGCAGCAAAAGGTCCAGGAGGAGGATCAGTGG GTGCCTATCTTGGGATGACTGGAAAACGTCTTTCAACTCCAGCTGATGCCCTATACGTAGGTCTTGGAACTCATTATGTGCCGTCGCGAAGCTTGGGTTTACTGAAGGATGATCTTCTAGCGTTGAATTT CTCAGATGACTCACACAACGATGTCAAGGGGCTACTGGCAGAATACAACATGAAACCAGAATCAGATTCTCAACTAGAGTTGCTTTTACCTCAGATTGTTTCATCGTTTGGTTCAGGCAAATCAGTCATTGAGATAATTGAAGAGCTGAAGAAGCTTCAACAGAGTACTGATGCTACAG TGGTGGAATGGGCTAATGATGCACTGGCAGCGCTTGGAGAAGGGGCCCCTTTTTCTCTATGCTTAACAGAAAAGCATTTCTCAAGAGTTGCATCAGCTCAGTTGGAAAAGAACAACGATGCATGCCAA TTGAACGATGTGATGAAAGTTGAGTACCTAATTGCCATGAGATCCTCTCTGCGAAATGATTTCTCTGAAGGTGTTCGAGCTGTCTTGGTGGACAAGGACCAG AAGCCTAAATGGAACCCTGCTAGATTGGAGGATGTTGATCACAGTGAAGTAGATTCCGTCTTTGAGCCACTGCACCCAGAAACTGAGGAACTTGCTGTGTGA